Proteins encoded by one window of Tubulanus polymorphus chromosome 7, tnTubPoly1.2, whole genome shotgun sequence:
- the LOC141908225 gene encoding tyrosinase-like, which yields MSDVYKMYAIIGTVILLVLFGQTIAQFPSVCIRNATKADSTCCPVPKGFSLPCGGPSRGRCTEITDRPIPKLPLPFSLDDRLNWPKKFFKNACLCEGNFDGYQCSQCAFGFDGQNCIQRRTSIRKNAVNLEAKERKLLRDVLDASKFTASEWMVMNITSKENVDPVNGTDNLNFIPVSVYDFYVYLHVYGSRSTLPENKTTCTTNGVFHLDFGHIGSGFITWHRLLLLALERDLKQIALERFQAADFTLPYWDWVDDGQWCEVCTPDLFGSETLTTIPYPKRLDASTPFSKWKVMCDINPRYGFGCRSCDPAGDYGYLYRWLFTPDNPVILPTRKQVDFMLSRPVYDTYPYQNTSDNRSFRNVLEGFAKESGLANFSADEMLMHNVVHQAALGHFGDQSSSLNDPIFLAHHTFVDKLFEMWLRKNRPSLSEFPVRNAPIGHNRDEYLVPFFPPFTYTHAMMFADSRNLGYDYDTMKLQADVTNGSDSFLLLLSENSWILGTIIEGIAIVILIAVVIVLANRRRRSSPKDTSSASPVTETSAKFSNAADLNDDETPLVSTERPVAVRYGSSDDTAGVHRNPNYISRRRQSPFNV from the exons ATGTCTGATGTCTATAAAATGTACGCCATCATCGGGACTGTTATTTTGCTGGTATTGTTTGGACAGACGATAGCGCAATTTCCAAGCGTTTGTATCCGAAATGCCACTAAAGCGGACAGTACGTGCTGTCCCGTTCCTAAAG GATTCAGTTTGCCTTGTGGGGGACCCAGTAGGGGGCGCTGTACTGAGATAACCGATAGACCAATACCGAAACTACCCCTGCCCTTCAGTTTAGACGACCGGCTGAACTGGCCGAAGAAATTCTTCAAAAATGCGTGTTTATGCGAAGGCAACTTCGATGGATATCAATGCTCCCAATGCGCGTTCGGTTTCGACGGCCAAAACTGCATCCAAAGACGGACTTCTATTCGTAAAAACGCGGTCAACCTCGAAGCGAAAGAACGTAAATTACTGCGGGACGTGTTGGACGCATCTAAATTTACCGCATCGGAGTGGATGGTCATGAATATAACCAGTAAAGAAAATGTCGATCCCGTCAATGGAACGGATAATCTGAATTTCATCCCGGTTTCCGTGTACGATTTTTACGTGTATTTACACGTATACGGCAGTCGAAGCACTCTACCCGAGAATAAAACGACTTGCACGACGAATGGAGTGTTTCACTTAGACTTCGGCCACATCGGTTCCGGATTCATCACGTGGCATCGGTTACTGTTACTGGCGCTGGAAAGGGATTTGAAACAGATCGCGCTAGAACGTTTCCAAGCGGCGGATTTTACTCTTCCGTACTGGGATTGGGTCGACGATGGCCAGTGGTGTGAAGTTTGTACCCCGGATTTGTTCGGTTCTGAAACGCTTACAACGATCCCCTACCCGAAACGGTTAGATGCCAGTACCCCGTTCTCTAAATGGAAAGTGATGTGCGATATAAATCCACGTTATGGATTCGGGTGCCGTTCGTGTGACCCAGCCGGGGATTACGGATATCTCTACAGATGGCTCTTTACGCCGGACAACCCGGTGATTCTTCCCACCAGAAAACAAGTCGATTTCATGTTGTCCAGACCCGTGTACGATACGTATCCGTACCAGAATACATCGGATAATCGCAGTTTCCGCAATGTCCTCGAAGGTTTCGCGAAAGAAAGCGGTCTCGCTAACTTTTCAGCCGATGAAATGTTAATGCATAACGTA GTTCATCAGGCAGCTTTAGGCCATTTCGGAGACCAATCGTCGTCGCTGAACGATCCGATATTCCTGGCCCATCACACGTTCGTCGATAAACTATTTGAAATGTGGCTCCGAAAGAATCGGCCGTCATTAAGCGAG TTCCCGGTTCGTAATGCCCCAATCGGTCACAACAGAGACGAGTACTTGGTGCCGTTTTTCCCGCCCTTTACGTACACTCACGCGATGATGTTCGCCGACTCCAGAAATCTGGGTTATGATTACGATACAATGAAACTGCAGGCGGATG tgaCAAATGGAAGTGACAGTTTTTTGTTGCTTTTGTCGGAAAACTCGTGGATTTTGGGGACAATAATCGAAGGCATTGCGATAGTTATACTGATTGCCGTTGTAATAGTTCTAGCAAATCGAAGGCGTCGCTCCTCACCAAAGGACACCAGCAGCGCATCACCAGTCACTGAAACGTCCGCTAAGTTTTCGAACGCCGCTGACTTAAATGATGACGAGACACCTTTGGTGTCGACAGAGAGGCCCGTTGCCGTTCGCTACGGCTCCAGTGATGACACCGCTGGCGTTCACAGAAACCCAAATTATATATCACGACGGAGGCAGAGTCCATTTAACGTATGA